In a single window of the Hippoglossus hippoglossus isolate fHipHip1 chromosome 7, fHipHip1.pri, whole genome shotgun sequence genome:
- the mecp2 gene encoding methyl-CpG-binding protein 2 isoform X1, translating to MAAVRSGEDRLEEGQEGEEGPVYPQPPTRERERSHTKTKKARRECRHADRGAETTSLGTPSTAGLQPQMGAESQTEVLEPVAGPSEPGSAPGSESAAGSESAGSPRQRRSIIRDRGPLYDDPSLPDGWTRKLKQRKSGRSAGKFDVYLINSEGKAFRSKVELIAYFQKVGDTTTDPNDFDFTVTGRGSPSRREKRPPKKPKVVKPSGRGRGRPKGSGKMRQATEGVAMKRVVEKTPGKLLVKMPFSKAESSTGTTSTASKVVSPAIVPKSRPGRKRKSEQELPPPPQTAPKKRGRKPASAPAAATVAIASTSSVPTAASSTAGSYTAAAILVAEAKRRAAKESSTRPVVQETALPIKKRKTRETLEERETVQTPVATTTETVRRDTTEGEGGTGEGAQTSETQPTPPEQSQSQLPMSTASDESQSHGHKTHKGRKHKEKTGAAAGDEGSRKDEVGEDVGDKGGEGAGRSSSSSSSISPSKTHKKKDRPHKHHHHHHHHHHHRHQQPSASTLNQPPPPAAPGHPAPSSQSRPEVEPQTLPLITTQQLQHTQQAPSRPQSKSLPQALPGPQHPPPQTHHQVQPSHQQDPQSPSNLLAQPPYPAPQSSPTRHVLHQSRSQQPPLQTHSQPQVSPKKTQSQSSHSPAQQRTQLQTQQPPTQSLPTQSSSILHVHPPQTRHPHPESQSPTAPQPQTLPRQPSQPQNQLGQQSQSQSRHSFESQLQLQSRTPTQLQTQSQSRTLTQIQTQSQSRTLTQLQTQSQSRTPIQTQPRLQLRSPTLMQPQIQSRTPTQTQPQHQSRTSMQTQSQHQSRSPQFQSHLQPRHQEQPQLQTRLPSHDQLQTQYRPQPRQFLSQSRPAQSQAQPRVQQIQTQQNPQSHPQLTRPHVQHLSSQRQSPSLTRTNLVPAQQNQSEQPQDLSTTRPARGSLLQSREVSMEDIRAEGRVEPAMTSESREVVGGDRGSNSTSRPPSSMTAGPPGVAGAVVVPGSDGRARLQAEPEAAGESRELRDIVPQSAVPCPSREETVESRTAVSERVS from the exons GGAGGAGGGtcaagagggggaggagggaccTGTCTACCCCCAGCCCcccaccagagagagagaaaggtccCACACCAAGACCAAGAAGGCCCGCAGGGAGTGTCGCCATGCCGACAGGGGGGCTGAGACCACATCGTTAGGCACGCCTTCAACAGCTGGGCTGCAGCCACAGATGGGTGCGGAGTCACAGACCGAG GTGTTGGAGCCGGTGGCAGGTCCCTCAGAGCCGGGGTCAGCACCAGGGTCCGAATCTGCGGCTGGCAGTGAATCTGCAGGTTCTCCGAGGCAGCGGCGCTCTATCATCCGGGACCGTGGGCCACTGTACGACGACCCATCACTGCCTGATGGCTGGACTCGCAAACTCAAACAGAGGAAGTCTGGACGCTCCGCGGGGAAGTTTGATGTCTACCTGATTAA CTCAGAGGGAAAAGCATTTCGCTCCAAAGTGGAACTTATTGCCTACTTCCAGAAGGTCGGTGATACTACCACTGACCCCAACGATTTTGATTTCACGGTCACCGGTCGTGGAAGCCCCTCCCGCCGCGAGAAAcgccccccaaaaaaacccaaGGTGGTAAAACCGTCGGGGCGAGGTCGTGGGCGACCCAAAG GCAGTGGAAAAATGAGGCAGGCTACAGAGGGTGTGGCCATGAAGCGTGTGGTTGAAAAAACACCGGGCAAACTGCTGGTCAAGATGCCCTTCAGTAAGGCAGAGTCCTCTACtggcaccacctccactgcctcaAAG GTGGTGTCTCCTGCTATAGTGCCCAAGTCCCGTCctggaagaaaaaggaaatcagAACAGGAACTTCCACCCCCACCACAGACTGCCCCCAAGAAACGGGGTAGGAAACCTGcctcagctccagcagcagcaacagtggCCATAGCATCCACCTCCTCTGTACCCACAGCAGCTAGCTCAACAGCTGGGAGCTACACTGCAGCTGCCATCTTAGTTGCTGAGGCCAAACGGAGAGCAGCCAAGGAGTCCTCCACCAGACCTGTCGTCCAGGAAACAGCTCTGCCAATCAAAAAACGCAAAACAAGAGAGacactggaggagagggagactgtTCAGACTCCAGTGGCTACGACAACGGAAACTGTAAGGAGGGATACTACAGAGGGGGAGGGCGGTACAGGAGAAGGGGCTCAAACCTCAGAGACTCAGCCCACCCCCCCTGAGCAGAGCCAGTCACAACTACCGATGTCAACTGCTTCAGATGAAAGCCAATCACATGGACACAAGACACATAAAGGGCGGAAGCACAAGGAGaaaacaggagcagcagcaggagatgaagGAAGCAGAAAAGATGAAGTGGGTGAAGATGTAGGTGataaaggaggagagggagcaggaaggagtagcagcagcagtagtagcaTTAGTCCATCAAAAACCCATAAAAAGAAGGACCGACCTCAcaaacaccaccatcatcatcaccaccatcatcatcatcgccaCCAACAGCCCTCTGCCTCCACATTAAATCAGCCTCCGCCTCCTGCAGCCCCTGGACATCCAGCACCCTCCAGTCAGTCAAGACCTGAAGTCGAGCCCCAGACTTTGCCTCTTATCACCACCCAACAATTGCAGCACACCCAGCAAGCTCCTTCCAGACCACAGTCCAAATCTTTGCCTCAGGCCTTGCCTGGACctcagcatcctcctcctcaaacacaccACCAGGTCCAACCCTCTCACCAACAAGATCCTCAGTCACCCAGTAATCTCCTAGCCCAGCCTCCATACCCTGCACCCCAGTCATCTCCTACCAGGCATGTCCTGCACCAGTCACGGTCCCAACAACCCCCACTCCAAACCCATAGTCAGCCCCAGGTGTCTCCCAAAAAAACCCAGTCACAGTCTAGCCACTCCCCAGCCCAGCAACGAACCCAGCTTCAGACTCAGCAACCTCCAACTCAGTCACTCCCTACTCAGTCCTCATCCATTCTGCATGTTCATCCGCCCCAAACAAGGCATCCACATCCAGAAAGTCAGTCCCCAACAGCACCCCAACCTCAAACCCTACCCAGACAACCGTCTCAACCCCAGAACCAGCTCGGACAGCAATCTCAATCCCAGTCCCGGCACTCATTTGAATCTCAACTTCAACTCCAGTCAAGGACCCCAACCCAACTTCAGACTCAATCCCAGTCCAGAACCCTAACCCAAATTCAGACTCAATCGCAGTCCAGAACCCTAACCCAACTTCAGACTCAATCCCAGTCCAGAACCCCAATCCAAACTCAGCCTCGACTGCAGCTCAGAAGCCCAACCCTAATGCAGCCTCAAATCCAGTCCAGAACCCCAACCCAAACTCAGCCTCAACACCAGTCCCGGACCTCAATGCAAACACAGTCTCAACACCAGTCCAGGAGCCCCCAATTTCAATCTCACCTGCAACCCAGGCATCAAGAGCAGCCCCAACTGCAGACAAGGCTCCCTTCGCATGACCAACTCCAGACTCAATACAGACCACAACCCAGACAGTTTCTCTCGCAGTCTAGGCCAGCCCAGTCCCAAGCACAACCACGCGTTCAGCAGATTCAAACACAGCAGAATCCCCAGTCCCACCCTCAGCTCACTAGACCCCATGTGCAGCACCTCTCCTCCCAGCGTCAATCTCCCAGCCTAACCAGGACCAACCTGGTTCCTGCTCAACAGAACCAGAGTGAACAGCCCCAAGACCTGAGCACCACACGGCCTGCTCGAGGAAGTCTGCTGCAGAGCCGAGAGGTCAGCATGGAAGACATAAGGGCAGAGGGAAGAGTGGAGCCGGCCATGACATCAGAAAGCAGAGAGGTTGTAGGAGGGGACAGAGGGTCAAACAGCACCTCCAGACCACCCAGCTCCATGACTGCTGGACCTCCCGGAGTAGCTGGGGCTGTTGTTGTCCCAGGGTCAGATGGTAGAGCCAGGCTCCAGGCAGAGCCAGAGGCAGCAGGTGAGAGCAGGGAGCTCAGAGACATTGTCCCTCAGTCCGCAGTCCCATGCCCTAGCCGGGAGGAAACTGTAGAGTCACGGACTGCCGTCAGCGAAAGAGTCAGCTGA
- the mecp2 gene encoding methyl-CpG-binding protein 2 isoform X2 encodes MSSSSTQATQSCYRSYGLFQGFKVLVVIFIVDVLYKAVTKLRLMLLVDVVIPLQVVSPAIVPKSRPGRKRKSEQELPPPPQTAPKKRGRKPASAPAAATVAIASTSSVPTAASSTAGSYTAAAILVAEAKRRAAKESSTRPVVQETALPIKKRKTRETLEERETVQTPVATTTETVRRDTTEGEGGTGEGAQTSETQPTPPEQSQSQLPMSTASDESQSHGHKTHKGRKHKEKTGAAAGDEGSRKDEVGEDVGDKGGEGAGRSSSSSSSISPSKTHKKKDRPHKHHHHHHHHHHHRHQQPSASTLNQPPPPAAPGHPAPSSQSRPEVEPQTLPLITTQQLQHTQQAPSRPQSKSLPQALPGPQHPPPQTHHQVQPSHQQDPQSPSNLLAQPPYPAPQSSPTRHVLHQSRSQQPPLQTHSQPQVSPKKTQSQSSHSPAQQRTQLQTQQPPTQSLPTQSSSILHVHPPQTRHPHPESQSPTAPQPQTLPRQPSQPQNQLGQQSQSQSRHSFESQLQLQSRTPTQLQTQSQSRTLTQIQTQSQSRTLTQLQTQSQSRTPIQTQPRLQLRSPTLMQPQIQSRTPTQTQPQHQSRTSMQTQSQHQSRSPQFQSHLQPRHQEQPQLQTRLPSHDQLQTQYRPQPRQFLSQSRPAQSQAQPRVQQIQTQQNPQSHPQLTRPHVQHLSSQRQSPSLTRTNLVPAQQNQSEQPQDLSTTRPARGSLLQSREVSMEDIRAEGRVEPAMTSESREVVGGDRGSNSTSRPPSSMTAGPPGVAGAVVVPGSDGRARLQAEPEAAGESRELRDIVPQSAVPCPSREETVESRTAVSERVS; translated from the exons ATGTCTTCTTCAAGTACACAAGCAACACAGTCTTGTTACAGGTCCTACGGACTTTTCCAAGGGTTCAAGGTTTTAGTGGTGATTTTC ATTGTTGACGTTTTATATAAAGCAGTAACAAAGTTGAGGCTAATGCTACTTGTTGATGTTGTAATTCCTCTCCAGGTGGTGTCTCCTGCTATAGTGCCCAAGTCCCGTCctggaagaaaaaggaaatcagAACAGGAACTTCCACCCCCACCACAGACTGCCCCCAAGAAACGGGGTAGGAAACCTGcctcagctccagcagcagcaacagtggCCATAGCATCCACCTCCTCTGTACCCACAGCAGCTAGCTCAACAGCTGGGAGCTACACTGCAGCTGCCATCTTAGTTGCTGAGGCCAAACGGAGAGCAGCCAAGGAGTCCTCCACCAGACCTGTCGTCCAGGAAACAGCTCTGCCAATCAAAAAACGCAAAACAAGAGAGacactggaggagagggagactgtTCAGACTCCAGTGGCTACGACAACGGAAACTGTAAGGAGGGATACTACAGAGGGGGAGGGCGGTACAGGAGAAGGGGCTCAAACCTCAGAGACTCAGCCCACCCCCCCTGAGCAGAGCCAGTCACAACTACCGATGTCAACTGCTTCAGATGAAAGCCAATCACATGGACACAAGACACATAAAGGGCGGAAGCACAAGGAGaaaacaggagcagcagcaggagatgaagGAAGCAGAAAAGATGAAGTGGGTGAAGATGTAGGTGataaaggaggagagggagcaggaaggagtagcagcagcagtagtagcaTTAGTCCATCAAAAACCCATAAAAAGAAGGACCGACCTCAcaaacaccaccatcatcatcaccaccatcatcatcatcgccaCCAACAGCCCTCTGCCTCCACATTAAATCAGCCTCCGCCTCCTGCAGCCCCTGGACATCCAGCACCCTCCAGTCAGTCAAGACCTGAAGTCGAGCCCCAGACTTTGCCTCTTATCACCACCCAACAATTGCAGCACACCCAGCAAGCTCCTTCCAGACCACAGTCCAAATCTTTGCCTCAGGCCTTGCCTGGACctcagcatcctcctcctcaaacacaccACCAGGTCCAACCCTCTCACCAACAAGATCCTCAGTCACCCAGTAATCTCCTAGCCCAGCCTCCATACCCTGCACCCCAGTCATCTCCTACCAGGCATGTCCTGCACCAGTCACGGTCCCAACAACCCCCACTCCAAACCCATAGTCAGCCCCAGGTGTCTCCCAAAAAAACCCAGTCACAGTCTAGCCACTCCCCAGCCCAGCAACGAACCCAGCTTCAGACTCAGCAACCTCCAACTCAGTCACTCCCTACTCAGTCCTCATCCATTCTGCATGTTCATCCGCCCCAAACAAGGCATCCACATCCAGAAAGTCAGTCCCCAACAGCACCCCAACCTCAAACCCTACCCAGACAACCGTCTCAACCCCAGAACCAGCTCGGACAGCAATCTCAATCCCAGTCCCGGCACTCATTTGAATCTCAACTTCAACTCCAGTCAAGGACCCCAACCCAACTTCAGACTCAATCCCAGTCCAGAACCCTAACCCAAATTCAGACTCAATCGCAGTCCAGAACCCTAACCCAACTTCAGACTCAATCCCAGTCCAGAACCCCAATCCAAACTCAGCCTCGACTGCAGCTCAGAAGCCCAACCCTAATGCAGCCTCAAATCCAGTCCAGAACCCCAACCCAAACTCAGCCTCAACACCAGTCCCGGACCTCAATGCAAACACAGTCTCAACACCAGTCCAGGAGCCCCCAATTTCAATCTCACCTGCAACCCAGGCATCAAGAGCAGCCCCAACTGCAGACAAGGCTCCCTTCGCATGACCAACTCCAGACTCAATACAGACCACAACCCAGACAGTTTCTCTCGCAGTCTAGGCCAGCCCAGTCCCAAGCACAACCACGCGTTCAGCAGATTCAAACACAGCAGAATCCCCAGTCCCACCCTCAGCTCACTAGACCCCATGTGCAGCACCTCTCCTCCCAGCGTCAATCTCCCAGCCTAACCAGGACCAACCTGGTTCCTGCTCAACAGAACCAGAGTGAACAGCCCCAAGACCTGAGCACCACACGGCCTGCTCGAGGAAGTCTGCTGCAGAGCCGAGAGGTCAGCATGGAAGACATAAGGGCAGAGGGAAGAGTGGAGCCGGCCATGACATCAGAAAGCAGAGAGGTTGTAGGAGGGGACAGAGGGTCAAACAGCACCTCCAGACCACCCAGCTCCATGACTGCTGGACCTCCCGGAGTAGCTGGGGCTGTTGTTGTCCCAGGGTCAGATGGTAGAGCCAGGCTCCAGGCAGAGCCAGAGGCAGCAGGTGAGAGCAGGGAGCTCAGAGACATTGTCCCTCAGTCCGCAGTCCCATGCCCTAGCCGGGAGGAAACTGTAGAGTCACGGACTGCCGTCAGCGAAAGAGTCAGCTGA